The Rhodocytophaga rosea genome has a segment encoding these proteins:
- a CDS encoding adenylate kinase, producing MLNIVIFGPPGAGKGTQSQKLIDKYQLVHISTGDLFRAHIKKETDLGKKVIEYNNNGILVPDSITIDMLKGVLNENKQANGFIFDGYPRTVAQAEALDKFMEENNTSIHAVVQLAVTEEEVRQRLKIRRDAEHRPDDEESKVNRRIEEYFDKTVHVLPYYEKQGKLAKINGIGSIDDIFAKTCEQIDVARGAKA from the coding sequence ATGCTTAATATTGTAATCTTTGGTCCTCCGGGGGCGGGAAAAGGCACGCAGAGCCAGAAACTGATAGACAAATACCAACTGGTACACATTTCTACAGGCGATCTGTTCAGAGCTCACATTAAAAAAGAAACAGATCTGGGTAAAAAAGTAATTGAATACAATAATAATGGTATTCTGGTGCCCGATTCTATTACTATTGACATGTTAAAAGGAGTATTGAATGAGAATAAACAGGCCAATGGGTTCATCTTTGATGGCTATCCACGCACAGTGGCCCAGGCAGAAGCGCTGGATAAATTTATGGAAGAAAATAATACCAGCATCCATGCCGTAGTGCAACTGGCGGTTACAGAAGAAGAAGTACGCCAGCGCCTGAAAATACGCCGGGATGCCGAACACCGTCCGGATGATGAAGAAAGCAAAGTGAACCGCCGCATTGAAGAATACTTCGACAAGACTGTCCATGTATTGCCTTATTATGAAAAACAAGGCAAACTGGCTAAGATCAATGGCATTGGTTCGATAGATGATATTTTTGCTAAAACCTGTGAGCAAATTGACGTAGCCAGGGGAGCAAAAGCGTAG
- the hpt gene encoding hypoxanthine phosphoribosyltransferase, producing MVQLKDKEFEVYISHQDLTGRIQALASQISQQYEGRCPLFVAILNGAFMFAAHLLQHISIPCEITFIKVASYQALQSTGKITELLGLNEDISGRDVIIVEDIVDSGLTMEGIVASMKSQNPRSVQVATLLFKPQALRTSVELHYVGFEIPNAFVVGFGLDYDGLGRNLQDLYVLKEKEEPVVKPLP from the coding sequence ATGGTACAACTGAAAGATAAGGAGTTTGAAGTATATATTTCCCACCAGGATTTAACAGGCAGAATCCAGGCGCTTGCCAGCCAGATCAGTCAGCAGTACGAAGGCCGCTGTCCCCTGTTTGTAGCGATTCTGAATGGGGCATTTATGTTTGCGGCTCATCTGTTACAGCATATTTCCATTCCCTGTGAAATCACTTTTATTAAAGTTGCCTCTTATCAGGCCTTACAGAGCACTGGGAAAATCACGGAGTTATTGGGCCTGAATGAAGATATTTCCGGCCGGGATGTAATTATTGTAGAAGATATTGTAGACTCCGGATTAACGATGGAAGGGATTGTAGCCAGTATGAAAAGCCAGAATCCCCGTTCAGTACAGGTAGCTACTTTGCTCTTTAAACCACAAGCCCTCCGGACATCCGTTGAACTCCATTATGTGGGATTTGAAATTCCAAATGCCTTTGTTGTCGGCTTCGGATTAGACTATGACGGGCTGGGCAGAAACCTGCAGGATTTGTATGTATTGAAAGAGAAGGAAGAACCTGTAGTCAAACCATTACCATAA
- a CDS encoding aldehyde dehydrogenase family protein, which produces MELNTMILEERINAFIALGKKLAELPAEQKQAWASQARSGNNWFTEESVEMAIRGIIDYLQEDALRKWLADYSFGDIQKRVGVVMAGNIPAVGFHDFMSVLLSGHILYAKLSSQDEILPKKIAALLLDIEPGFASQLQFMERLNKAQAIIATGSDNSARYFKYYFGKVPNIIRQNRTSCAVLSGEENTQDFVKLGEDIFHYFGLGCRNVSKLYVPQDYDFTPLLDALAPFKNVMNHNKYVNNYDYNKSILLVNQVPHYDNGFLLLTENTSLVSPVSVVYYEYYTNAQDLAFQLELHRSKIQCVVTGNENIPGSIPFGQAQHPQVWDYADGVDTMQFLQSLS; this is translated from the coding sequence ATGGAACTGAACACTATGATTTTAGAAGAGAGAATAAATGCCTTTATTGCCTTAGGAAAAAAACTAGCCGAACTACCAGCAGAACAAAAACAAGCTTGGGCTTCACAGGCCCGGTCCGGAAACAACTGGTTTACAGAGGAAAGTGTGGAAATGGCCATTAGGGGGATAATCGACTATTTGCAGGAAGATGCGCTGAGAAAATGGCTGGCAGACTATTCATTTGGGGATATTCAAAAGCGGGTAGGTGTAGTGATGGCAGGTAACATACCGGCAGTAGGCTTCCACGATTTTATGAGTGTTTTACTCTCCGGTCATATCTTGTATGCCAAATTAAGTTCGCAGGATGAAATACTGCCCAAAAAAATTGCTGCCCTTCTTCTGGACATAGAACCCGGATTTGCTTCTCAACTCCAGTTTATGGAGCGGCTCAATAAAGCGCAAGCCATTATTGCTACGGGAAGTGATAATTCGGCCAGGTATTTTAAATATTACTTTGGCAAAGTTCCGAATATTATCCGCCAGAACCGTACTTCCTGCGCCGTGCTTAGCGGAGAAGAGAATACTCAGGATTTTGTAAAGCTTGGCGAAGATATTTTCCACTATTTCGGACTGGGATGCCGGAATGTATCTAAATTGTATGTGCCCCAGGATTATGATTTTACTCCTTTACTGGATGCCCTGGCACCCTTCAAAAACGTAATGAACCACAATAAGTACGTAAACAATTACGATTATAATAAATCGATACTGCTGGTGAACCAGGTTCCTCATTACGATAATGGATTTCTGCTGCTGACCGAAAATACTTCCCTGGTATCACCGGTTTCGGTGGTGTATTATGAGTATTATACCAATGCCCAGGACCTTGCTTTTCAACTCGAATTACACCGCAGTAAAATACAATGTGTAGTAACCGGCAATGAAAATATCCCAGGAAGTATTCCATTCGGACAGGCACAGCATCCACAGGTATGGGACTATGCAGATGGGGTAGATACGATGCAGTTTTTGCAGTCACTCTCATAG